DNA from Alnus glutinosa chromosome 2, dhAlnGlut1.1, whole genome shotgun sequence:
AATTCTCGTTTTATTCGCCTTACCTAATTTTCATTTCGCGGAAGAAAGAATGAAACtttacttatttcttttttgggggATCGACGAATCAAATGatatttttgagttgttttaagttttctttGTCACTCAAGTTGCTCAATATTAACTATATCAAGGGAAGGAAAAACTACACTGCTTTCTAAagcagaataaagaaaaaagacctTTCTTGGTCTTTCAGAGAAGAATTAACAGAAGAATGTAGTTTCTCAATTTTCCTGGAGCAGATTGACAGAGTAATAATTCATGAAGACCTTTCTCATAAAAAGAAGATATTTCGTCCTTGACAAATTCGCTAATTTCAgttaaataatttaagaaacagGAGCATTCAACTCCAGATAATTAAAATTTGTGAGAATTTTATGTTGGATCTTTAGGAATAAATTTCTTTTAGTTAAGCAGCTTGCAGAAGATTCATGTCAGTGTCGTCGAACTTAAATGAGGTCAGTCTTTCATAGAAGCAGTGGGGTGGAGGATTGTTGGAGCTGGAATTCACGAGGGAATTTGGCCAAGAATTATGGCGAGGATATATAAAGAGAATTAAGAAAGTCTGGGTCTATTTACTTTTTGTAGTGAAAACCTAATGTTATCATGTGAAGGAGGTGTTTGGGAGATTGTTCATATTGTAGATCAAATTTTCAACTGAGGGAATGTGCTCTGTGTAGCGATTGGTCATATCCATTATGTGCATAGTTCTATTCCTCAATCTTGCTTAGTGTCTTTATTCAAAATATGTATAAAATGGATGTGTTTCTGAAATTCTAATCATCCATGCCAAGCTCAAAGTGGTAATGTGATGAGATAGATTTTAAATTAGCATAAAgtgaaagaaaggaaaaggtgactgaagaaaaagtaaaatacaTAGAACGGGGAGTTCTCTAGGTTAAAAGGGTATGCTAGTTTAGTTTCATACTCACACGGATTTCCTTCATAACTTATTTAAGACTATTCGTGTATCTATTTGGAGTCTTGTTATAGAAGTTCTGATTGAAGTTCAGCAGCTAtatgaacattttttttcttcctgtgTTACTGGTTTGCATGCTATATTCTGGTTGAGCAGCCAGTTTTTGTTAAAGAAGGAAACCATGACCTCTGTAGCTCATTATATCCTTAGATTTCAAATTCTACTTTCTTTTTATCATCcatgattattttttaatctggTAAAATAAACATTAAGCATGTCTGTTGTCTGGGCAGGGATTATTAAGAAAACACGGACTGTAATGGAATGCCTTCACCGCTTTTGCCGGGAATGCATTGACAAATCAATGCGACTGGGGTAAGTAAGTCTCATCTTTATTTGATTCATGGTAGTAATAGCGTCCGGAATTAATTGACATGCCTCTGTTGGTTTCCTTTTGCAAGTAACTGTACATTTAAATGTATGGTAGAGATAGTATTGCTTAAATTGATGcttatttttcagaaataatGAGTGTCCTGCTTGCCGCACACATTGTGCCAGTCGACGTTCATTGAGAGATGATCCAAAGTATGATACCCTCATTGCAGCTTTGTATCCAGATATTGAGAAGTATGAAGAGGAGGTACCAGCTTATTAGTTTGACTTTGTGGTTGAATGTATCtgatagatttttttattcttttttatttttctccccAAATCTAGCAGTAACTTGCTGAGTATCTAATCACAGGAATTAGCATTTCATGAAGAGGAGAAGACGCGCAATAAGCAGGTCAGATTCCTTGGTGAATGTATATCTGCATCTTGCTTGCAGATGCATGTGCATTTATTGTTGCTGTGTTGCTTGAGTACATGTTGTAgatcaataatattaaattgAGGAAAAAGTACTTATTGCAGATTCTGTGTGGATATTTAAATGGGGTTTCCACATTGATCATACTCATATAATTATTGCTGAGATTATCAGTTCTGGATCACAAGAGAAGTGCTTCTTGTAACATGGATGTTCTACTTATTAAAAACCTTGCCCTTATTCTCTCTCTATAAGGAACATCTAGTTGTAGACAGTAGACACTGACCTTGCCAAACATTTATTGTTCACTGCTTGACATTTTCTTTGTCCATCTCACTTTCTGATAATGTGATTTTACTTTTAAGCGTACTTTAACGGACAAATGGACTCCAAAAAGGCCTCCTGCTGTTTCAGGATAGGTGGATCAGTTCATAGTTTTGTTATCAATGTGTTGTTCTAATGCTTTGTTGAACAGATTCAAGCCTCAATTGCCCAAATTGTTCAACGACAATCAGAAGCTTTAGTTAAAAGACGCACACTGGGTAGAGATGCAGCGAGTCCATTTATGACAAGATTGCAGCGCAATAATCGAATTACTCATTCAAGGAGAAGAAACTGCCGAGGCAATGAACTTCAAGGATCTGAGGACAATGAGGATGAAAATGATAATAAAGATTCATCTTCTGCTGATGAAAGATGTACAGAAGTCAGGCAAAGAAGGCGCAAGAGACGGGCAGGAACCCGGTCCGGGCCTTCTTCATCAGCAGCCAATTCAGATGGTGGATGCATTGAAAATGATTTGGAAATCAGCAGAGAAAACAGAGGAATATCTCCTGGGCTTGTTTGGAACCCTGAACTGCTTGCTTGGGGCCGGGCTGGTACCCGGAGTCACACACGGCATGGCAATCCTAGTGGTTGCAACAGTAAGAGTTCCCAAAATACTCGGTTGTCCAAGTTGGTTGATTATCTCCGGAGCTTAGAGGAAAACAACAATGAGGTAGAGAAGGGTCTGTTGCACTGTTTGTTTGAGTCATGTACAGGTCCATGGGTGTCAAGTGCCACCCATGGATTGCTAAACAATACATCCAGGGAGTCTGGAAGTGCTAGCTTCCAGGTTGGAGTTGaagtgataaaataaaattttgtgaaGTCACTGGCTTTCAACTGAGCACCTAATGACCGAATTTGGGCTGCTATTACTTTTTTCTTGTTGGTTCACATCCATTATTAAAGCTCTTCTTTGTTTGCAGTTAGATGTTCATCTCATGCTTATTTCTTTGGACAAACAAAGTACACCAAGTTTGCAGCATCCACACCTCTGCTGTCGACCAAGTTTGTCTGTTAAACACCTATGTGAAGTAAGATTTCTGTCTCAGTACCTTACTTCTAGACTGGTAGTTTgtaaaaggaaaattttgtgTTAGGATCCTATAAAATTTTGGCGActtatcaaaaggaaaaaaaaaaaaaaaaagatcgtaTAAAACTTTTGCTACTTTGAGATGAGACATACTtcttgaaaatgaaagaaatttatTAGATAAAGGAGGAAGCCCAAATATGTTAGTATATTGGAACAACTCTTAAAAGAATTGCAATTTACAGTTGAGAAGAtctaaaaaatcaagaaaagacATGGAATGGATACTGCCTAAAGTAGTCATCCAATCATATAATTGTATCTGAAATAAGGACTCGAATGCATGCCAAGAAAGCTCAACACCATCAAAAGCCCTTCCATTTATATCAGAGAAATTGCTTTTTGTGAAGTTCACTAGACATGCCTCATTTCATTTTGATGTCATGCATTCTCTATTTGTAGTAGTATACTGCCACAAAGAAAGTAGCAACTTATGTAAAGCAGGTAAAATCTGACCCTACTGCTACTTTGCCTAGGCTTAGTGGGATACATTTAGGTCCAAGATACGCTTGACACGAGTTAGACCCTCTCtatcaatatatatagataaaaatTAGCCCTGCCCACCTCCCCAAACTGGGAACAAGAAGAAAACGATTAACTCGACAATAATAGATGATTGGCAAGCACCATAACTGTGCAGCTGTCACAGCATTAGTTGAGGGAGTTCAAAACTTGCCACAAAGCAATTCATGGCTTATAGCTGCTGACTAACCCTTAACCCCAACTATGCACCTCTGAAACTTCTccggttttttttatttattattattattactattattattatttttattttttgtgattggcCAAGCTTGAGCTAGattataagtattttctaatgcATATGATAGGTCTGCCCGCTTCTAATATGCATATTATTTGTAATGACATGCACTTGTTTAATTTCGTCATATTAGCACTTCTAAAGCTTTCTTCACATGACAATGTTAGCATAATTCTCCTTATGTTCTCTTTGACACACATTCAGCTGTCTCTCCTTAACTTTTGTGGTGCTcgtcttattttttaatgcatatgaTACAGTACATTGCTCGACAGACGCCTTTGCAAACTGAAGAAATTGAAATATTAGCTCTAAAAGTGCAAGAGGCCACCGCCGGGCTTAAAGCCAATCACATTTTGGAAGATGCAGCAGATGATCCAGATCGTGTGCCCATGCTGGTTGATCCATGTAAGGACCAGCTGCAGATTTTGGAAGAGAGAGAAACTTTGGCAGGGCTTAAAGCCAACTGCATTTCCACCAGGAACCATTTGGTGAGTAAGCATtgaaaatattctcatatggCAGTCTACTTTACCAAATACTGAGATAAACTCATTTATATTCACATGCTTATGAGAAAAACTGTAAATTCTTCATGTTCTTTTTACAAAGAGTTTAAGGACACGACTCCATTTTAGATTCTCAGGAGATTGATACAGAATTCCTTTCCGCTGATTCACTGAAATTATATTTCTTCTGCTCTTTCAGATTCTGGTATACCGGCGGAAGGAGACTGGTTAACAACTTCATAAAGACTTGCCATTGGCATTCTGGAGAAAATCGAAAGTTCATTGCATTTGCTGTTGATAGAGAGAGCTCACAGTAGATGATGGTCAAGGAGAGAGGTCACAGGATGGAATTGAACCTAATTGAAGCACTTTTCCTATTGTATTGTCGATAATGTAAATCTATATAGTGTGAAGTAGTGACCATAAGAATGCAAAAAACATAACAGTTTGATGTACCCCGCTTATTTTATTAGatagtgttatttattttttatttttatttttttcgtggGTTCGTTTGACCAcaaattttgagacattttgtcgTGTTTtgtctattaattaattatcattcACTATTTCGTTAGGCAGCGGCTTTCAAGGGCCATCAAAGTAATTTCCAGCACTACTGTTGTTTCAAATGTTCTTTTCAGTGACATACAAAACGCAGGACGGTGTGCAATTTTTGACTTGATTTGTGACCCAACACAATCCTATTGGAGGTGACATTTAGAGTtgacttatatatattattagcttTGCGTGTTGACTAAATACTATATAGTGTGGTTTAACATGATTCAAACCTGACATGCAAATACAAATTGCCAGAAGATGGACTGTAGTAATTTTACCGAAAAATCGCTGGCCAAGCAAATATCCTCCTGCAGTGGGAAAATGACGGCCAACTACCTCCTTTGAAAGGtaatttttttcagaaaaaaaagaagaagaaaagaattctAGAGTATCATAATTCTCGTAGTGTAATCTATTTACGCATTCTCTCCATATATGGCGCTGCCAaagccaaaaaataaatgaattgttTACATGAAAATTGGGACGGGAATTGTCAAGACATGTGGAATtcacacatttaaaaaaaaaaaaatcctatttttACTACCAGAATTGTTCAATAGGAACCACCTTTTTTCTCTATATCTGAATGAATGGTACATTGGGGACGGGAATTGTCAAGAAATGTGGTAAGGAACTATTtcacacatttaaaaaaaaatcctattttaCTACCAGAATTGTTCAATAGGAACgaccttttttctctttccaagGTTGATACATCTATCTGAATGAATGGTACATATTGGCAAAAGTGGAGTACCTAAAACCTGTATAGACCTTATACAGGGGTTCAAGAATTCTTGAACACTTgtccccccaccccccctcaTGAATTCATCTCATATGAGAGGCGGCACTCGAAACTGCATCAGCCACGGCTCTGACCACTTTACGCCTTTCTTTTCTCTGGAGCACACGCAAATTTGGTGACTTTGCTTTTGTTATTTCCTTGGAAGACCTGTAGAGAAGAAGAACCAATCTATCAAGAAGGctgtaaaaacaaagaaaaggaaatagtAGAAAGTAGGTTATTCTCGTACTTTTGGGGACAGAAAGGACGATCAAAACTAGGAACTGGTCTTGCATGGGGAACCAATGTCCTTCTCAGTTGTTTCAAGGCTTTCTCTTCCTCAATCTGGAAACAGTTTCAGCTTTATTATCTATCCCCCTTTAACAACAAGAATATTGCAAACGCACtaacaactatatatattcttacCATCCGTGCTGCCTCGCTCTCCTCTCTGTATCTCTTGTACATCGTTTCTTTCTCCTTAATCTGTAAATAAACTTTATCAGTACTGAAAATACCATGTCTTTTATTGTCCCAGGAAAATTTGGATAATTTTAGGTACCTTTTGATCAAAATCTGCTCTATCCACAGCTCGATGATCTACATGGAGATTAAATTCCTGAACTTGAGTGAGGGGTTTGCGCACTTTCTCTGGAACTGGAATAGGGTCCCTGCATGAGACAGCCATGAATGAAAACCAAGGAATGAGTCACTCGTATTTCTTCAGCGAGACAAATGCAAGGAAGGTGGTGTTTGTTCAATTGCTGCTTACTCTTTTAAAACTGGCTGCGCCTTGAAAATTCTCATCTGGGCTGCTTCTTTCTCTATCCTCCTTCTTTCATCCATTTCCCTCTGCATTTCCTCCTCATGCCTCACCAGACTTTCCAACTGGAAAGGCTCTGGTTTTGTGCATTGCTTGGGCTCTGGTTTTGGTGGAATCTGCATATATGATGAATAGTTATCATGGTACCATCTTCGTCATTGTTATCATAGTTGAAATTAGAGGTAAACTAATTAAGTTCCGTACCACAGGATAGTCAGTGGTATAAGGATATGGGCTAGCCCTTGGAATCCTAGCTCTTTCCGCTTCCAACTGCTTATGCACGAGCTCCATAACAAATCTCCTCTCCTTCTGGGCCCCTCTTTCCTAATAACATAAAGCCACAACAAAGTTTGTTATAAATGTAACTCAAATGAATATTGATccccatataaaaaaaaatataaataaataaattaacaagctCACCTCCGTGTGAAGATGGAATGGATTTGGAGTAGTGTTTCTTATAATCGGATTTTCATGGCAATGTTCAGAATTCAAAGAAAGCTGCAAAAGAGAATTATTTGAAAAACTGCAATTGCCtccctattttttatttgtttgtgatTAGGgatatagaaaacaaaaaagatacaCTTTCCTTTAAATGATTACCTTGTCAAACAAATCAACAACAGCGGCAGGCGGTGGAATCCTCTCATCCGTTGCAAAATGAAATTCTTGAGGTATTGTTACATGTTTCTTTGCATGACAGAACAACCCCAATTCCCCTTTACTTTCGAAGATCTAAATAAAGAGGAATAAACATATTTGTTTAGGGATATATATACCTAAGTTTGTAATGTGACCAACATGATTGTCCACAAAAAAGGTGGATTCATACCTTCTTATTCAAAGGCTTAGCCTTGAATTTAGGAATTTTTTCAAGCTCCTCCTGCTCAAGTTCAAAAGAGGTTTTCACCCTGGGGGGACGGGCCCTCAATGATGTATGAAGTACAGGGGTTTTAGGTGTAGTCAGATGAGGCTTCCATGGATTATTCTATTATGAACACAAGGAAATGTAAGTACACAAAACAATAAAGTATATAGTGAGTAAACAGAATAAATTTTGGAAGTACGCCAAACCTGATGGGACACTTCCGTTGAAGCTACAGAAGCTGATTCTGCATTCTGATTGGCCCTTGCCATGGTCTCCAAACGGAATTCCTGCAGCAATCAGGAAATATTAGTCCAAATTTCCAATATCGCATTAAAGCATCCATTCCTCAATCTAGCCCTCTAGTGTACCTTAAATTCTGGTGGCTGCGGTGTACTTCTTGGTATTGTGGGTAGTGTTGAAGCTTCGAGAATCTgcaacaaaaaggaaaatgcaAACAGATATAAAAACAGTTGTGTTTACATATATAGAAATCATGatgaaataataaagaaaacaaatggCTAAAAATTCTACCTTCTTATTTAGTGGTCGAGCTTTGAACTTTGGAATTTTCGCCATCATTTCTTCCTCAAGCTCCGCAGTACTTTTTACCCTAATTGAGCGAACCCGTTGGGCAGTTTCAAGTTCGGGTTCCTTAGGCCTTGTCAATGTTAGTTTAGAAGCAGCATCAACCTGAAATTTGTATGGAAGGGATTAGGGGAACTTCCCTGAAGTGGAGAAAATAGGAAATGAAGCAATTAGGGGAGAACTAGAATTTTGTGTAACTGGAGAATATAGGAGTCATTTACATGTGGCAGTGACAAGTCCTTGGTACTTGATTGGAAATTCCTCATCATTTCTGCCATTGAAACAAATGGTTTTGCTGGTTCCCGTACGTAAACCTTTTGATTGAAAAAAGAGTCAAATGAGTTAGACATCCTGAAGTAGGgaaaacattaacaatttttccGGAGTTTGAGAGCAAACCTTTCTGTCTtctttattagttttattagcAGTTGAAGAGCATAAGTTGGAAGTACCACTGGTAAGACCAAGTTTTGACTTGTGGGGAAAATATTGAGGTTTGACATTTAGTATctgaaattttaagaaaaagaaataagaagaacGCTTTAAAGATTATAACAAACCAAGGAAACAGCATTAGTTAAGCAGAGAAGTTGTAACGTAACATTCACCTGTCTAGTTCTTCCTCCTTCCAACTTCTGCCGCTTAATGGCCTGGTTATCTTGAGCTAGGTTGGGAGTCCCAGTTTTCACATTTGTGTCCCTATAAATTTTTAGTAGCACAATCAGATTTCGGGGAAATAATTTCAACGCACATCAGACTTCGGGAAAAAAACCAACCTTTTCACACTTGATGGTTTGATGCTTTTGACTTGCGATGACGGCAACTGACTTCTAGGCTTCAGCGCTGATGGGTTCCTAACCAAACTAGCTATCTTTTTAGCTGTCTGGTGCTTCTTGGAATCCGTCACCCGGCCTCCCTTCTGAGACGTCATTGTCGGCTTAGGTGTGCAGCAAGCATCGGTTCCTACATGAAAATTGGATTTGCTATTCAACTTATCGTCACTCACTTCTACTATCTTCACACTGGAAGAGGTTCTTCCAGCAGAAACCCTGAAATCACAGAAAAAATAAACGCAAACAAGCAAGAGAATGAGAATCAGTGTTAGCATGTAGAATTCTATGCACTGCCAACTAGTCAAGACTGAGTAAAAGCAAACCTTCCATTTTCTTCAGTGCAAGCACCCTGCCCTTTGTCATCTTCAATTGTTACCTTATCAGCAGAAACCTGGCAGATGCTTGAACTTCCATTTTCTTCAGTGCATGCACCCTGCCCTTTGTCATCTTCAATTGTAACCTTATCAGCAGAAACCTGGGAGATGCTTGAATTAGCAAGAAGGCAATTGAAAAATTTGAACATGTCTtggattaagaaagaaaatttacCACATTggcattgctttcttctttgGCCTCACTGGGTGTCACTTCTTGTTCCTTGAATTTAGCAGGCATAGGTTCCAGTCTAGGCTTAGTTTCCAAGTTATTATCAGTAGCTTCTGTATCTGATGACTCTGATTTCTGCATGAAAAAGTTAAACAGCCAATGAAATCAGAGAGCTATAGTAAGCCAAGTTTGAACAAGAGGAAtgagaaatatataaaagatcacACCACCTTTTGCATTTGGTCTGCTTCATTGAAATTGCATAAGCTCTCAACTGTAAAAGACCTACCAGTCCTGATTCTAGGCATACAGGCTGCATTTTAAGACcagaaaaatcaaacattttgaaccaggaataataaaataggcaacaaacataagattttcAAGCTCATATCATAATTGCAACAACTTTATTTCATTGATACAACCCTACAGGCCTTGAGAGCCGAAAGAAAATCCATAATCCAACAAGAGTTTGGAGCAAGCAAAATCCAAAATCTAAAATCCTATCCAACTCAAAAGAAAATGCCAATTGAATGAACGACAGAAGAAGGGAATGAATACTTTGCATTGCTACATTATTTATCGTTTGGAATCCTGGAAAATCTGATCCTACTTCAAACCGTCATCACCTAATTTGCATTAATTTTTCGTAGACTAACATAGAACTTATTTAAAAACCTGAAGATCCTTTCAGGTTTTCTCACCTACCAAACAGTATGTTGATCACAAGAACTACCAActcagatctctctctctctctctctgattgaACCCATTTTATTCTGAAAAACAGACATTCAACATTGTACCCGAAGAGACCATAATAATTCAGTTTTGGAAAtgcattgcttcaaaaattcgGATTTCGTttcttttcctcaattttcCCGACAGCCAAACAGAGCCTAACAAATTTCCATAAGATATACGTTGAAACCTACAGTAACCAAACAGAGGCAATGCATTTCCAACATTTCCAACTTCCACAAGCCCTAAAATTCGGTGAAATTACCACAGGAAAATGATATTCAAATCACCAAACGCAaatccaaaaccctagaaagtTCCAAAAAGGATCACACAAATCCTGAAATTGCAAGAAATTTCTGCATACAGAAATGACATCCAAACCCTACGAATTTAAAACCCCATGCAAAAGGCGGAAAATTTCAACAACGAAAATCCACAAAGAAACCCCCAAATTCCAACCGAACcgaaccaaaccaaaccaaaccaaaccaaaccaaacctaAATGAAGAACTCAGAGTACATTATTTACGGTCAAATCGAAGtaaaaaaatcctaacaatCGAAGAAAATTACACACATACATAACAAAATCTCATAGCAGGATCATATCCAAGAATTAAgcataaaaaccctaaaaaacaaGAGTCAAGAAAGTTAGCGCTCCTACATTGTAAAGAAAAACGAGAAAAACCGAGAGGCAAATCCTCGATTACTTTCCCTACCAAGACAGAATCCAAGAACCGACTTAAAAGTACAAGTAAATTCAAGCAAAATTGAACAGGAAACCACCTAAAACCGAGACACAAGTTATCTgttcttaattttctttaatcAGGGTTgtgaaggaggaggaggaagggaTTTACGTACGGGACGGGGCGTAGGCGAGAGCGGAGTCGAACCAGAGCTCGGCCTTTCGCACTTCCTCTTCAGTCTCTTCCTTCACGAAGTCGTAGAACCGCGGCGCCGAGAACTCGTACTCCTCGTCGATAATCGTCGTCGTCATTGCCGCCGCCGTACTCGGTTCCTCCTTAGCAGCCACTTCCGCCATATGAGATCTCAAACACCaaggctttgtttgtttgtgaggGAGTCGCTTAAGCTTTTTCTGTTTCTCAAATAGTTAAGCTCCTAACAATTTCTGGTGCTTGGAGAAGAGGAGTTAAGAGGAAGATCTTTGGTGGTTAATGAGAGTGAGAGCGAGAAAGAAAGATATGAGGTGGACGAGTTTAACGTTCGGATCTCCAACGGTCGAATTTTTTGAATTCGGGGGAGGCTCAGGAGTGCAAATCCAACGGCCAGGTTAGCAACGCTTCGGATGGGTGCGTCTTGtttctaacggtcatatttcaTGGTCCGAAGACTCTCTGAAGTCTGAACGTCCTTAAACGGTGGCGTTTTTCTGGAATAAAATTTAGAGCCAattaggacagaaatttcctccaAGAAGCTTGCCCTTTTTAAAAGCCGCTCATTTTT
Protein-coding regions in this window:
- the LOC133861379 gene encoding putative E3 ubiquitin-protein ligase RING1a, encoding MPAQKRSLSENLDDEEHHQHHAKQSRPEGEDEEDGEEEEKQQDEGKEVEENEDEEEEVDEEGEKEEEEEDDDDDDDEVEDKRPQQKQRQGEEEDEEDEEEAEDSEGSPSSSSQEKPEFVFVQLADIRKEVQCPICLGIIKKTRTVMECLHRFCRECIDKSMRLGNNECPACRTHCASRRSLRDDPKYDTLIAALYPDIEKYEEEELAFHEEEKTRNKQIQASIAQIVQRQSEALVKRRTLGRDAASPFMTRLQRNNRITHSRRRNCRGNELQGSEDNEDENDNKDSSSADERCTEVRQRRRKRRAGTRSGPSSSAANSDGGCIENDLEISRENRGISPGLVWNPELLAWGRAGTRSHTRHGNPSGCNSKSSQNTRLSKLVDYLRSLEENNNELDVHLMLISLDKQSTPSLQHPHLCCRPSLSVKHLCEYIARQTPLQTEEIEILALKVQEATAGLKANHILEDAADDPDRVPMLVDPCKDQLQILEERETLAGLKANCISTRNHLILVYRRKETG
- the LOC133859498 gene encoding protein TPX2, whose product is MAEVAAKEEPSTAAAMTTTIIDEEYEFSAPRFYDFVKEETEEEVRKAELWFDSALAYAPSPCMPRIRTGRSFTVESLCNFNEADQMQKKSESSDTEATDNNLETKPRLEPMPAKFKEQEVTPSEAKEESNANVVSADKVTIEDDKGQGACTEENGSSSICQVSADKVTIEDDKGQGACTEENGRVSAGRTSSSVKIVEVSDDKLNSKSNFHVGTDACCTPKPTMTSQKGGRVTDSKKHQTAKKIASLVRNPSALKPRSQLPSSQVKSIKPSSVKRDTNVKTGTPNLAQDNQAIKRQKLEGGRTRQILNVKPQYFPHKSKLGLTSGTSNLCSSTANKTNKEDRKVYVREPAKPFVSMAEMMRNFQSSTKDLSLPHVDAASKLTLTRPKEPELETAQRVRSIRVKSTAELEEEMMAKIPKFKARPLNKKILEASTLPTIPRSTPQPPEFKEFRLETMARANQNAESASVASTEVSHQNNPWKPHLTTPKTPVLHTSLRARPPRVKTSFELEQEELEKIPKFKAKPLNKKIFESKGELGLFCHAKKHVTIPQEFHFATDERIPPPAAVVDLFDKLSLNSEHCHENPIIRNTTPNPFHLHTEERGAQKERRFVMELVHKQLEAERARIPRASPYPYTTDYPVIPPKPEPKQCTKPEPFQLESLVRHEEEMQREMDERRRIEKEAAQMRIFKAQPVLKEDPIPVPEKVRKPLTQVQEFNLHVDHRAVDRADFDQKIKEKETMYKRYREESEAARMIEEEKALKQLRRTLVPHARPVPSFDRPFCPQKSSKEITKAKSPNLRVLQRKERRKVVRAVADAVSSAASHMR